ACCCAAGACTAAAAGAGGACAAACTAAATGGAGACCAAATAAAAGAAGATAGTATTACAGAATGAAGAGATTACAAAATGTGTAAAGTTACAACATGAAATCATGTGTACTGCTGTTAAGAGATACACCGTGTAAGAACGGAAGCACTTTTGAGGGATCACACCATAGGGCtgcaaataacaaaaatgttcaGTATCTATTAACTTTCCTattattttctcaatgaatTGATCagtcaaatgtcagaaaagtgaAAATGTCCTAAAGCTCAAGGCTCAattcttcaaattgcttgttttgactGACCAGTTCAAAGTTATTCAGTTTATagcaacaattattttcattatagatTAATCTATTAATCTGCCGAttatcttttttctttattaactgatcaaatgtggaaaaaaatgacaatcacAACTTCCCAGAGCCCAGGGTGACATCTTGAAATGTCTAGTTTTGTTCAACCAACGGTCAAAACCCAGagatatgacaaagaaaaatcttcacatttaacaagctggagaATGTTTAGCATTTAGACcccaaaaaactattatttgaaTATCGAAattgttgctgattaattttcttTTGATTAACGGGTCATGTCTTTAAGTAGACTTCTTAAAACATTTTATCCTGAGTTAATGACTAAACACCTTCATCAGTGGTCTCTGTTATGTTTTTGAACTTTCATCACAAAAAGCAATGCAAACAAAAGACTGAATACAGCATCTGTGGGAGCGGATATGACACCTGTAGAACAAAGAGCCAGTGGATGGGGGGGATGTTGTCTTTTATGGATTTTGTCCAGATGTTGAAACAGCACTCAGATGTGGTGATTGAAATGATGCAAATACGATCTCTTTGTGTGTTAAAAACAGTATAAAAACCAAAAAGGATATAATGTCTGTTCCACAATTGCTGCATTTTCAGACAGCCTTGTAAAACACTTAATCAAGTGAACTAGAGAATCAATAACATGTTTAATATAACAGCAACAGCTGCAATTCTgtattgtttggttttattGGTTTCACATTTCAAACTTTGCAAAGATATTTCAATTACTGTCAACTTTCCAAAATGTCTCATTGTCAACTCATTACTTTTAATACATCTAATCCTGGCCTATAACatattgggggaaaaaacacagtATGCATTCTTCTTTTATACTCCAGTCACACACTGCGTGTAAACATTTCAACAGCATGGCAATATTTTATGTGTGATCtcatctaatcatttcagcgtGATgactacctctgattggctttcTCTCATCAGGGGGTTGTGAAGGAGGACATGGCCTCTTGGTTTAGCTGGAATGAGCCGTACTGCCGGAGCCCCCGGCGGGACCCGGCTGACGTGGTCACCGAGACCCTGATGCTGGAGTTCAGCTGGCAGCTGAAGGAGATGGAgaggcagcagagagagagggagaatgagtACCGGCGCCTCAAGACCGGAGTGGACTACAGCTGGCTGGCCAGCACGCCTCGGTCGTCCTACAACATCAGCACCGGGGAGAGGCTTGGCCTGGAGGACCTCTGCTCCAAGGTGCCGCCGACCTGCTGCGGCCTGGTCATACTCAAGTAAGGAGACACAAAAACTGAGCATGTAGCTTGACGAAAATTACAGGATATTACAACAATTTCTTGACCATGAAAGTCCACTTTTAGGAACAATAATCTCTCCTGATGTTATAGTTATGGCCAAAATGGAATGGAAGAAATACCAGATCCAGATCACCACCAAAACGTAATTATTTGTTCCTTGGCTCAAGTCCAAAGCGCCCTTTAAAATCCATGACTGTCAGCTGGCCAACTTCTCTGTTCGTCCCTCACATAAATCTATAATTCTTTGGCGTCTTCGTCCTTTAATCTGCAGCAGTGACGTCTTGAGCTGGTTTGAGCATCTGTTCACAGAAAGCTGCGGAGGTCTCAGGTGTCTTGTTAGAGGTTGACAGGTTTTTGGGAAGCAGTTTGACTGCTGGTGTTAATGTGAGTTAGCAGCCAGGTACTAAACGCTGAGTGGAAatcacgcgcgcgcgcacacacacacatacacatacacacacacacacacacacacacacacacacacacacacacacacacacacacacaaaggaccAACTgcagcatgtttgtgttttaattagCTACACAGAAGAGTCCTCATTTGAAGTGTAATTAAATACATCTGGGTTTTCCCCAATGCCAGCCTTCCGTCCTTAAGCTCTCttattcttattatatatttggaACTCCATCATCTTTCACAAGGTACACATAAAATGATAATAGGGTTATATATGTTTTCTTTTGGCTGGAGAGAGTTTAGTTCAGTTCAGCTTTATTGTCCCAATAGGGGAAATTGTTTGCAGCCACAGTAAGCCAAGCAGTCCACACTGACAAGGGAGGGAACGGTCTTAAAACTCTTATTCTACATCTATAATTTTCTCTTCTTTTGAGACAATTATGTCTCAATTATTATGAAGTTACAGTTTCTGATGATGTAAACTGTTGGTTTACAGTTATAAAACTGGCTTATATTTCTAATTATTATATATGATTATAACAGATTGTATATGTGAATATAGAAGTGCAACTTTAAGTAATATGTTGGAAAATTAAGGACTGGGCCTTTAAAGACATGATGAATTTAAAGTGTGATTAAATTATAGACCTATAACAGAGGAGACACGTTTTTTGCGAGCTGTTTCCAAGGTGAAGAATGACCTTTCATGCTCAATCAATAACTTTGATTTAGTCATTATCTAGTGTAAATCCTACTAAAGGTTAAACGATTTATTAATTTAAGACTGACAGCAGGTTAAGTCCTGTATTTTGAATGTCAACAGTGGGgctacattttcatttatatttgaatCATGAAATGTGCGTTTAATAAAGCTCTGTTTCACTTTCATTTATTGTTAGGAGCTAGTTCTGAGCCAGAACGCAGAAATATCACACAGACAATGTAGAGCacttttaaaaggtttaaacaaacaacgtgtactcagagttacacagttgattgtgtcagggcgggaaaactcctggctggtccgagatAGAGGCGAGACGACGGGGaagagggagacaggcagagatgagtacactggtggttttcccaaagtggagactgaggctggacggtgaggctggGAGCATGCAGGCACAGCGGAGAAAGCAGCATGTCTGAGCGGGAACTAGAAAGAGACACAGGGTAAGTTTAAGCACAGAGAACAAAGGCAAAACTAGAACTCTTCTGGGACttggagccaagttaccacatgggttgTAGTTAACGAACTGGCGCTGAGGGGATGAGCAGCCCgggtttaaatactgctgggttgaatctggatgattagctgcagctgtgaagatGGGCAGTGCATGATTGAAGCGGCCACgtcccttgacctactttcctccagACCACGCCTCCAGCACGCCaaacggaaaaacacagacaaaacacaaacaaacacagacacacaggaaaaagacatccaaagcagggcggagagagagctgaccataaCATTTATGACATTTGAATAGTTCACGTTATAGCTCTTTGCTAGTAGATAAACTATAATAAATATGATTCTGGCCATGGATGTGTCTTCAGAGCTAACATGGGTGTGTGTCAGAGTAAAGTAGGCCAATCGTCAGTTAAATGGAAGCACTTACTGGGAAGTAGGTTCCCAAACAGCCATCTATTTGAAGGCTTGTTAAGGCCTCAGcaccaggaggaggaggagtaatTGGGGGGTTAGCAGGAGTGTGCTGGTCACACAGGTGGGGGGTAAGATAACTGTAATTCAGGTtgcctttttaaacatttggtggatgttcttttgctcaaaGGCCAGATTTAAAACCCTGGtacaatttttgtttttgtttctagcCTTGAGGTTCTCTCTTCAATTGACCTGCATGGGTATATTCTGATAGAAATTAGAAAAATATTGATATCCATGCATTGATACAGTTGTGGTGCActgtattcatgtttttttgttcccTCTTTATATTacttaatatttttttcatatattttattgtcacattttGACTTTAGTATTTGTCTTAGTGTTATACTTATTCCTAATCATCTGTGTTAAAGATGGTTATTAAGTGTGTAACTGGAGTTGTCTTGCTCTTAGTTGAGTATGTGGCCAGTGATGGAGGCAgacaaattatttattatttaacttattctttgtgtttatactttttgtacttaagtGATGTCATTTGAGTCAGCGTCTGAagaactacaagtttgaaaatgctCTGCTTGATGCTACATTAGCTggtactagcataacacacggGAAAACAATCAGCAGttgtgttgcattgtgggtaatgtaggcggcAGGTTTTGGCAAGGAAAAATGTGTGGATTAAAAAAGACAATACATCTGGTCCATTGTGAGTCTGACAATGTTGTAGGAGGAGGATTATACTTAACTGCTCTTCCAGTATGGCAGAAATTAAATTGACCATCAGCTCACTGACCGTGCTGTTTTTTGTTATGCACAGGTTCAGAGAGGCAATGCAGGTCAATGAACCTGAGGTGCAAGAGGTGTCTGCCCTGTTTCGCTCCATCCTTCTGGAGGCTCTGGATCACCAGAAGGAAGAGCAGGAGGCACAGCGGCTCGCCCACCAGTGGAACAACAGACGTGCCATGAGCATGTCCCTCGTGAACTTCAGGTCCCGGATCAAGATCAACCCGTTTGGAAGCACAGT
The Sander vitreus isolate 19-12246 chromosome 18, sanVit1, whole genome shotgun sequence genome window above contains:
- the rd3 gene encoding protein RD3 produces the protein MASWFSWNEPYCRSPRRDPADVVTETLMLEFSWQLKEMERQQRERENEYRRLKTGVDYSWLASTPRSSYNISTGERLGLEDLCSKVPPTCCGLVILKFREAMQVNEPEVQEVSALFRSILLEALDHQKEEQEAQRLAHQWNNRRAMSMSLVNFRSRIKINPFGSTVGLTSEADRTGLSDLKTVSEDVERVMERSQRVWSMPDFRYKGTSSSKVV